A window from Solanum stenotomum isolate F172 chromosome 5, ASM1918654v1, whole genome shotgun sequence encodes these proteins:
- the LOC125864636 gene encoding uncharacterized protein LOC125864636, which yields MTNLPQFSIGAGGGFGGFGGVASPSLAGAGASANNDRNMQSAEQLVLDLSNPELRENALLELSKKRELFLDLAPLLWNSCATIAALLQEIISIYPVLSPPTLTPALSNRVCNALALLQCVASHPDTRMLFLNAHIPLYLYPFLNTTSKSRPFEYLRLTSLGVIGALVKVDDTEVISFLLSTEIIPLCLRTMEMGSELSKTVATFIVQKILLDDVGLDYICTTAERFFAVARVLGNMVGTLAEQPSSRLLKHIIRCYLRLSDNPRACDALRGCLPDILGDTTFQSCLRDDPMTRRWLQQLLHSVNGNRVALQAGGFDHML from the exons ATGACCAACTTACCTCAGTTCTCAATCGGCGCCGGCGGAGGTTTCGGAGGTTTTGGAGGAGTTGCATCGCCGTCGTTGGCCGGTGCCGGAGCTTCGGCTAATAACGATCGCAACATGCAATCGGCTGAACAGCTAGTGCTTGATCTCAGCAATCCTGAACTTCGTGAAAATGCTCTTCTAGAGCTTTCTAAG AAAAGGGAACTTTTCCTGGATTTGGCCCCTTTATTGTGGAACTCATGTGCTACTATCGCTGCTCTGCTACAG GAGATAATTTCTATCTACCCTGTTTTGTCGCCTCCAACTCTGACTCCTGCACTATCCAATAGAGTTTGTAATGCACTAGCACTTCTTCAG TGCGTAGCCTCTCATCCTGACACCAGAATGTTGTTCCTCAATG CACATATTCCTTTGTATCTGTACCCCTTTCTTAATACAACGAGCAAGTCAAGACCTTTTGAATATCTGAGACTTACAAGCTTAGGTGTCATTGGTGCCCTTGTGAAG GTGGATGACACTGAAGTTATCAGTTTTCTTCTTTCAACAGAAATAATTCCGTTGTGCTTGCGCACGATGGAGATGGGGAGTGAACTATCGAAAACT GTGGCAACTTTCATTGTGCAAAAAATCCTTCTAGATGACGTGGGTCTGGATTACATCTGTACCACAGCGGAAAGGTTTTTTGCAGTAGCCCGAGTTCTAGGGAATATGGTCGGCACACTTGCTGAACAACCTTCATCAAGATTGCTGAAACACATAATTAGGTGCTATCTTCGTTTGTCAGATAATCCAAG GGCATGTGATGCACTGAGAGGTTGTCTTCCCGATATACTTGGAGATACCACCTTCCAGAGTTGTCTTCGT GACGATCCAATGACGAGGAGGTGGCTGCAACAATTGCTCCATAGCGTTAATGGGAATCGGGTTGCTTTACAGGCTGGAGGATTTGATCATATGTTGTGA
- the LOC125865410 gene encoding ribonuclease 3-like protein 2 has protein sequence MVTDANRLPPPEEEITNTATAVEELLKYRFKNAKLLEEALTHSSCPNLITNYQRLAFVGDAVLGLAISSYFFKTYPDVDCGKLTDLRSANVSTEKLARVAVRHGLYKYLRRDSAILDEKVKEFVITVQQEEEMEFYGGMIKAPKVLADIVESVMGAVYLDCGFDVNAVLQKGWKTS, from the exons ATGGTGACCGACGCAAATAGGTTGCCGCCGCCGGAGGAAGAAATTACGAACACGGCGACAGCAGTGGAAGAGCTATTGAAATATCGATTTAAGAATGCGAAGCTTCTAGAAGAAGCTCTTACTCACTCTTCCTGTCCTAATTTAATTACTAATTACCAGCGGCTAGCATTCGTCGGCGACGCCGTTCTTGGCTTAGCTATTTCCAGTTATTTCTTCAAGACTTACCCTGATGTTGACTGTGGTAAGCTTACTGACCTTCGTTCTGCCAATGTAAGTACGGAAAAGCTTGCTAGAGTTGCCGTCCGGCACGGCCTCTACAAGTACCTCCGCCGCGATTCGGCAATCCTCGATGAAAAGGT GAAGGAATTTGTGATAACAGTGCAACAGGAGGAGGAGATGGAGTTCTATGGAGGAATGATAAAAGCACCAAAGGTTCTTGCAGACATTGTGGAGTCGGTAATGGGGGCTGTATATTTGGATTGTGGCTTTGATGTGAATGCTGT TTTGCAAAAAGgatggaaaacaagttga